A genomic segment from Xiphophorus maculatus strain JP 163 A chromosome 6, X_maculatus-5.0-male, whole genome shotgun sequence encodes:
- the zfyve9 gene encoding zinc finger FYVE domain-containing protein 9 isoform X1, with protein sequence MENYFQAEAFNLDKVLDEFEQNEDETDTSILSDAKWTQILAPPAHMLSLNPALAHADISPRESPLPFKTLPDPSSTSSGPDPKRSAGPEHQPWAEERPADVHSPPLPQPNIGKLVGADDVSPCGVVENGCTGCPQKSSPAEVHVGNEEEPSSVGGGGSCFTFEMGLAEERTLSEDNPPHVTQNGGELKDENRSAVLQDFEQEQKSINSEELGGSVNGSQSVQAEVEENSLSPHGRDGAQDEQEGRKCAENGQMEQKVRTGILPNGLEMENGSSLKVNEAEDTEDFSPSPVPSKEDSVTEEKEMEESKQELSDGGAAGSGGVQTKLNNSRLQPVSVPYGGARPKQPVSLKLQIPQPLSGQVQNQLSAKNKNMDSRCCRGTPTDPAPGGTGQSSLNGNGGTRSPSLTASESPDNDLQAGQQGALCRKAASSLGEVAPVWVPDSQAPVCMKCDVKFTFTKRRHHCRACGKVFCAACCSLKCKLLYMDRKEARVCVTCHSALTNVQSAETPVTAVNQSPNPNNPAEYCSTIPPLQQAQASGVLSSPPPTVMVPVGVLKQSGNEGSLSRDQRRVWFADGVLPNGDAAESSKPPSSGSASLRSRVASTCSNKAATPEASEVAQTPAAPAGSPVGSSLSLIPEDGLPPILISTGVKGGTGGHITDYAVEERPLEIVLMQQLEEGGLDPLVFVLNANLLAMVKLVNYVNRKCWYVTTKGMHAVGQAEVVILLQCLPDEKTIPKDIFTHFVQLYQEALSGNVLSHLSHSFFTQSFLGSKEHGGFLYISPSFQSLQDLLLPNPPYLFGILIQKWETPWAKVFPIRLMLRLGAEYRFYPCPLFSVRFRKPLFGETGHTIMNLLADFRNYQYTLPVVKGLVVDMEVRKTSIKIPSNRYNELMKAMNKSNEHVLAMGACFNERADSHLVCVQNDDGNYQTQAISIHHQPRKVTGSCFFVFSGALKASSGFLAKTSIVEDGVMIQITAETMDSLRQALRDMKDFTITCGKAEQEENPELVHILWTEDDQNFNKGVISPIDGKSMESITSVKIFHGSEFKANGKVIRWTEVFFLQSEDQPSGLSDPADHSRLVENVARAFCMALCPHLKLLKEDGMAKLGLRVTLDSDQVGYLAGSNGQPLLPQYLSDLDSALIPVIHNGACQLSEGPVVMELVFYILEIIS encoded by the exons ATGGAGAATTACTTCCAAGCCGAGGCCTTCAACCTGGACAAGGTGCTGGACGAGTTCGAGCAGAATGAAG atgaGACGGACACGTCAATTCTCTCGGACGCTAAGTGGACACAGATCCTGGCTCCGCCCGCCCACATGCTCTCCCTGAATCCCGCTCTGGCCCACGCAGACATCAGCCCCCGGGAGAGCCCGCTGCCCTTCAAGACTCTTCCCGACCCGTCCAGCACCTCCTCAGGACCCGACCCCAAAAGGTCGGCGGGTCCTGAGCATCAACCGTGGGCGGAGGAGAGGCCGGCGGATGTCCACAGCCCGCCTCTCCCTCAGCCCAACATCGGCAAGCTGGTGGGCGCTGACGACGTCTCGCCATGCGGCGTTGTGGAGAACGGCTGCACAGGATGCCCACAGAAAAGTTCTCCTGCTGAGGTCCACGTTGGTAACGAGGAGGAACCTTCATCAGTGGGCGGTGGAGGCTCTTGCTTCACGTTTGAGATGGGATTAGCAGAGGAACGGACTCTTTCTGAGGATAATCCTCCACATGTGACTCAAAATGGAGGAGAGTTGAAAGATGAGAACCGTTCTGCTGTTTTGCAGGACTTTGAGCAGgaacaaaaaagtataaattcTGAGGAGCTTGGAGGAAGTGTGAATGGGAGTCAGAGTGTCCAGGCGGAGGTTGAGGAGAACAGTTTGTCTCCTCATGGCAGGGACGGAGCGCAGGATGAGCAGGAGGGGAGAAAATGCGCTGAAAATGGACAAATGGAGCAGAAAGTTAGAACTGGAATCCTTCCTAACGGTCTGGAGATGGAGAATGGAAGCAGCTTAAAGGTCAACGAAGCAGAGGACACCGAGGACTTTTCTCCGTCTCCTGTCCCGTCCAAGGAGGACTCTGTGACCGAAGAGAAGGAGATGGAGGAGAGCAAGCAGGAGCTGAGCGACGGCGGAGCGGCCGGGTCCGGCGGCGTCCAAACGAAACTGAACAACAGCCGGCTGCAGCCGGTGAGCGTTCCCTACGGAGGAGCGCGGCCCAAGCAGCCGGTCAGCCTCAAGCTGCAGATCCCGCAGCCGCTGTCCGGCCAGGTCCAGAACCAGCTCAGCGCCAAGAACAAGAACATGGACAGCCGCTGCTGCAGAGGCACGCCCACCGACCCAGCGCCAGGTGGGACGGGCCAGAGTTCGCTCAATGGAAATGGAGGAACCCGCTCTCCATCGCTGACGGCGTCTGAGAGTCCTGACAACGACCTTCAGGCCgggcagcagggggcgctgtgcaGGAAGGCCGCCAGCTCGCTGGGAGAGGTGGCTCCTGTGTGGGTGCCTGACTCGCAGGCCCCGGTCTGCATGAAATGTGACGTCAAGTTCACCTTCACCAAGAGGAGGCACCACTGCAGGGCCTGCGGCAAG GTGTTCTGTGCAGCGTGTTGCAGCCTGAAGTGTAAGCTGCTCTACATGGACAGGAAGGAGGCCCGCGTTTGTGTCACCTGTCATTCTGCCCTGACAAACG TTCAATCAGCGGAGACGCCTGTTACTGCAGTCAATCAGAGTCCAAACCCGAACAACCCGGCGGAGTACTGCTCCACCATCCCCCCCCTGCAGCAGGCGCAGGCGTCCGGGGTCCTCAGCTCGCCGCCCCCCACTGTCATGGTGCCCGTGGGAGTCCTGAAGCAATCTGGCAATGAAG GCTCCCTGTCGCGGGACCAGAGGAGGGTTTGGTTTGCCGACGGGGTTCTTCCAAACGGAGACGCAGCAGAATCCTCCAAACCGCCGTCCTCCGGCTCGGCGTCCTTGCGGTCACGGGTCGCCTCCACCTGCTCCAACAAGGCCGCCACGCCGGAGGCCTCAGAG GTGGCCCAGACCCCCGCTGCGCCAGCGGGCAGCCCCGTGGGCAGCTCCCTCAGCCTGATCCCGGAGGACGGGCTCCCTCCCATCCTCATCTCCACCGGAGTCAAAGGAGGTACGGGAGGCCACATCACAG ATTACGCCGTGGAGGAGAGACCGTTGGAGATCGTCCTCATGCAGCAGTTGGAGGAGGGAGGCCTGGACCCCCTGGTGTTCGTGCTCAATGCTAACCTGCTAGCCATGGTCAAGCTGGTCAACT ATGTCAACAGGAAGTGCTGGTACGTGACGACTAAAGGCATGCACGCCGTCGGCCAAGCCGAGGTCGTCATTCTGCTCCAGTGTCTACCCGACGAGAAAACCATCCCCAAAGACATCTTCACACACTTTGTGCAGCTCTACCAAGAAGCCCTAAGCG GCAACGTGCTGAGCCACCTGAGTCACTCGTTCTTCACCCAGAGCTTCCTGGGCAGCAAGGAGCACGGCGGCTTCCTCTACATCAGCCCGTCCTTCCAGTCGCTGCAGGACCTGCTGCTGCCCAACCCGCCCTACCTCTTCGGTATCCTCATCCAGAAGTGGGAGACGCCGTGGGCCAAGGTCTTCCCGATCCGCCTCATGCTGCGGCTGGGAGCAGAGTACCGAT TTTATCCGTGTCCACTGTTCAGCGTTCGCTTCAGGAAACCTCTGTTTGGAGAGACCGGGCACACCATCATGAATCTGCTAGCA GATTTCCGTAACTACCAGTACACTCTGCCGGTGGTGAAAGGTCTGGTTGTGGACATGGAGGTGAGGAAGACGAGCATTAAGATCCCCAGCAATCGATACAATGAG CTGATGAAGGCCATGAATAAGTCCAACGAGCACGTTCTGGCCATGGGGGCGTGTTTCAACGAACGGGCCGACTCCCATCTGGTCTGCGTCCAGAACGACGACGGGAACTACCAGACGCAGGCCATCAGCATCCATCATCAGCCGCGCAAag TTACTGGATCctgcttctttgttttcagtGGTGCGTTGAAAGCCTCGTCCGGTTTCTTGGCTAAGACCAGCATAGTAGAAG ATGGTGTGATGATTCAGATCACCGCAGAGACCATGGACTCTCTACGGCAAGCCCTGAGGGACATGAAGGACTTCACCATAACCTGCGGAAAGGCGGAGCAGGAGGAGAACCCGGAGCTCGTCCACATCCTGTGGACTGAAGACgaccaaaacttcaacaaagg cgTCATCAGCCCGATCGACGGGAAATCCATGGAGTCCATCACCAGCGTGAAGATCTTTCACGGCTCCGAGTTCAAAGCCAATGGCAAAGTCATCCGCTGGACCgag GTGTTCTTCCTGCAGAGCGAGGACCAGCCCAGCGGGCTGAGTGACCCGGCCGACCACAGCCGGCTGGTGGAGAACGTGGCGCGGGCGTTCTGCATGGCGCTGTGTCCGCACCTCAAGCTTCTGAAGGAGGACGGCATGGCCAAGCTCGGCCTGAGGGTCACGCTCGACTCCGACCAG GTGGGTTACCTGGCAGGAAGTAACGGCCAGCCCCTCCTCCCTCAGTACCTGAGCGACCTGGACAGCGCCCTGATCCCCGTCATCCACAACGGGGCGTGTCAGCTGAGCGAAGGCCCCGTCGTCATGGAGCTCGTCTTCTACATCCTGGAGATCATCTCCTAG
- the zfyve9 gene encoding zinc finger FYVE domain-containing protein 9 isoform X2, translated as MENYFQAEAFNLDKVLDEFEQNEDETDTSILSDAKWTQILAPPAHMLSLNPALAHADISPRESPLPFKTLPDPSSTSSGPDPKRSAGPEHQPWAEERPADVHSPPLPQPNIGKLVGADDVSPCGVVENGCTGCPQKSSPAEVHVGNEEEPSSVGGGGSCFTFEMGLAEERTLSEDNPPHVTQNGGELKDENRSAVLQDFEQEQKSINSEELGGSVNGSQSVQAEVEENSLSPHGRDGAQDEQEGRKCAENGQMEQKVRTGILPNGLEMENGSSLKVNEAEDTEDFSPSPVPSKEDSVTEEKEMEESKQELSDGGAAGSGGVQTKLNNSRLQPVSVPYGGARPKQPVSLKLQIPQPLSGQVQNQLSAKNKNMDSRCCRGTPTDPAPGGTGQSSLNGNGGTRSPSLTASESPDNDLQAGQQGALCRKAASSLGEVAPVWVPDSQAPVCMKCDVKFTFTKRRHHCRACGKVFCAACCSLKCKLLYMDRKEARVCVTCHSALTNVQSAETPVTAVNQSPNPNNPAEYCSTIPPLQQAQASGVLSSPPPTVMVPVGVLKQSGNEGSLSRDQRRVWFADGVLPNGDAAESSKPPSSGSASLRSRVASTCSNKAATPEASEVAQTPAAPAGSPVGSSLSLIPEDGLPPILISTGVKGDYAVEERPLEIVLMQQLEEGGLDPLVFVLNANLLAMVKLVNYVNRKCWYVTTKGMHAVGQAEVVILLQCLPDEKTIPKDIFTHFVQLYQEALSGNVLSHLSHSFFTQSFLGSKEHGGFLYISPSFQSLQDLLLPNPPYLFGILIQKWETPWAKVFPIRLMLRLGAEYRFYPCPLFSVRFRKPLFGETGHTIMNLLADFRNYQYTLPVVKGLVVDMEVRKTSIKIPSNRYNELMKAMNKSNEHVLAMGACFNERADSHLVCVQNDDGNYQTQAISIHHQPRKVTGSCFFVFSGALKASSGFLAKTSIVEDGVMIQITAETMDSLRQALRDMKDFTITCGKAEQEENPELVHILWTEDDQNFNKGVISPIDGKSMESITSVKIFHGSEFKANGKVIRWTEVFFLQSEDQPSGLSDPADHSRLVENVARAFCMALCPHLKLLKEDGMAKLGLRVTLDSDQVGYLAGSNGQPLLPQYLSDLDSALIPVIHNGACQLSEGPVVMELVFYILEIIS; from the exons ATGGAGAATTACTTCCAAGCCGAGGCCTTCAACCTGGACAAGGTGCTGGACGAGTTCGAGCAGAATGAAG atgaGACGGACACGTCAATTCTCTCGGACGCTAAGTGGACACAGATCCTGGCTCCGCCCGCCCACATGCTCTCCCTGAATCCCGCTCTGGCCCACGCAGACATCAGCCCCCGGGAGAGCCCGCTGCCCTTCAAGACTCTTCCCGACCCGTCCAGCACCTCCTCAGGACCCGACCCCAAAAGGTCGGCGGGTCCTGAGCATCAACCGTGGGCGGAGGAGAGGCCGGCGGATGTCCACAGCCCGCCTCTCCCTCAGCCCAACATCGGCAAGCTGGTGGGCGCTGACGACGTCTCGCCATGCGGCGTTGTGGAGAACGGCTGCACAGGATGCCCACAGAAAAGTTCTCCTGCTGAGGTCCACGTTGGTAACGAGGAGGAACCTTCATCAGTGGGCGGTGGAGGCTCTTGCTTCACGTTTGAGATGGGATTAGCAGAGGAACGGACTCTTTCTGAGGATAATCCTCCACATGTGACTCAAAATGGAGGAGAGTTGAAAGATGAGAACCGTTCTGCTGTTTTGCAGGACTTTGAGCAGgaacaaaaaagtataaattcTGAGGAGCTTGGAGGAAGTGTGAATGGGAGTCAGAGTGTCCAGGCGGAGGTTGAGGAGAACAGTTTGTCTCCTCATGGCAGGGACGGAGCGCAGGATGAGCAGGAGGGGAGAAAATGCGCTGAAAATGGACAAATGGAGCAGAAAGTTAGAACTGGAATCCTTCCTAACGGTCTGGAGATGGAGAATGGAAGCAGCTTAAAGGTCAACGAAGCAGAGGACACCGAGGACTTTTCTCCGTCTCCTGTCCCGTCCAAGGAGGACTCTGTGACCGAAGAGAAGGAGATGGAGGAGAGCAAGCAGGAGCTGAGCGACGGCGGAGCGGCCGGGTCCGGCGGCGTCCAAACGAAACTGAACAACAGCCGGCTGCAGCCGGTGAGCGTTCCCTACGGAGGAGCGCGGCCCAAGCAGCCGGTCAGCCTCAAGCTGCAGATCCCGCAGCCGCTGTCCGGCCAGGTCCAGAACCAGCTCAGCGCCAAGAACAAGAACATGGACAGCCGCTGCTGCAGAGGCACGCCCACCGACCCAGCGCCAGGTGGGACGGGCCAGAGTTCGCTCAATGGAAATGGAGGAACCCGCTCTCCATCGCTGACGGCGTCTGAGAGTCCTGACAACGACCTTCAGGCCgggcagcagggggcgctgtgcaGGAAGGCCGCCAGCTCGCTGGGAGAGGTGGCTCCTGTGTGGGTGCCTGACTCGCAGGCCCCGGTCTGCATGAAATGTGACGTCAAGTTCACCTTCACCAAGAGGAGGCACCACTGCAGGGCCTGCGGCAAG GTGTTCTGTGCAGCGTGTTGCAGCCTGAAGTGTAAGCTGCTCTACATGGACAGGAAGGAGGCCCGCGTTTGTGTCACCTGTCATTCTGCCCTGACAAACG TTCAATCAGCGGAGACGCCTGTTACTGCAGTCAATCAGAGTCCAAACCCGAACAACCCGGCGGAGTACTGCTCCACCATCCCCCCCCTGCAGCAGGCGCAGGCGTCCGGGGTCCTCAGCTCGCCGCCCCCCACTGTCATGGTGCCCGTGGGAGTCCTGAAGCAATCTGGCAATGAAG GCTCCCTGTCGCGGGACCAGAGGAGGGTTTGGTTTGCCGACGGGGTTCTTCCAAACGGAGACGCAGCAGAATCCTCCAAACCGCCGTCCTCCGGCTCGGCGTCCTTGCGGTCACGGGTCGCCTCCACCTGCTCCAACAAGGCCGCCACGCCGGAGGCCTCAGAG GTGGCCCAGACCCCCGCTGCGCCAGCGGGCAGCCCCGTGGGCAGCTCCCTCAGCCTGATCCCGGAGGACGGGCTCCCTCCCATCCTCATCTCCACCGGAGTCAAAGGAG ATTACGCCGTGGAGGAGAGACCGTTGGAGATCGTCCTCATGCAGCAGTTGGAGGAGGGAGGCCTGGACCCCCTGGTGTTCGTGCTCAATGCTAACCTGCTAGCCATGGTCAAGCTGGTCAACT ATGTCAACAGGAAGTGCTGGTACGTGACGACTAAAGGCATGCACGCCGTCGGCCAAGCCGAGGTCGTCATTCTGCTCCAGTGTCTACCCGACGAGAAAACCATCCCCAAAGACATCTTCACACACTTTGTGCAGCTCTACCAAGAAGCCCTAAGCG GCAACGTGCTGAGCCACCTGAGTCACTCGTTCTTCACCCAGAGCTTCCTGGGCAGCAAGGAGCACGGCGGCTTCCTCTACATCAGCCCGTCCTTCCAGTCGCTGCAGGACCTGCTGCTGCCCAACCCGCCCTACCTCTTCGGTATCCTCATCCAGAAGTGGGAGACGCCGTGGGCCAAGGTCTTCCCGATCCGCCTCATGCTGCGGCTGGGAGCAGAGTACCGAT TTTATCCGTGTCCACTGTTCAGCGTTCGCTTCAGGAAACCTCTGTTTGGAGAGACCGGGCACACCATCATGAATCTGCTAGCA GATTTCCGTAACTACCAGTACACTCTGCCGGTGGTGAAAGGTCTGGTTGTGGACATGGAGGTGAGGAAGACGAGCATTAAGATCCCCAGCAATCGATACAATGAG CTGATGAAGGCCATGAATAAGTCCAACGAGCACGTTCTGGCCATGGGGGCGTGTTTCAACGAACGGGCCGACTCCCATCTGGTCTGCGTCCAGAACGACGACGGGAACTACCAGACGCAGGCCATCAGCATCCATCATCAGCCGCGCAAag TTACTGGATCctgcttctttgttttcagtGGTGCGTTGAAAGCCTCGTCCGGTTTCTTGGCTAAGACCAGCATAGTAGAAG ATGGTGTGATGATTCAGATCACCGCAGAGACCATGGACTCTCTACGGCAAGCCCTGAGGGACATGAAGGACTTCACCATAACCTGCGGAAAGGCGGAGCAGGAGGAGAACCCGGAGCTCGTCCACATCCTGTGGACTGAAGACgaccaaaacttcaacaaagg cgTCATCAGCCCGATCGACGGGAAATCCATGGAGTCCATCACCAGCGTGAAGATCTTTCACGGCTCCGAGTTCAAAGCCAATGGCAAAGTCATCCGCTGGACCgag GTGTTCTTCCTGCAGAGCGAGGACCAGCCCAGCGGGCTGAGTGACCCGGCCGACCACAGCCGGCTGGTGGAGAACGTGGCGCGGGCGTTCTGCATGGCGCTGTGTCCGCACCTCAAGCTTCTGAAGGAGGACGGCATGGCCAAGCTCGGCCTGAGGGTCACGCTCGACTCCGACCAG GTGGGTTACCTGGCAGGAAGTAACGGCCAGCCCCTCCTCCCTCAGTACCTGAGCGACCTGGACAGCGCCCTGATCCCCGTCATCCACAACGGGGCGTGTCAGCTGAGCGAAGGCCCCGTCGTCATGGAGCTCGTCTTCTACATCCTGGAGATCATCTCCTAG